From the genome of Streptosporangiales bacterium, one region includes:
- a CDS encoding alcohol dehydrogenase catalytic domain-containing protein, with the protein MRGVYLPGQRRVVVREDLPDPEPGHGQVLLRMRASTICGSDLRAIYREHLGTGPEAYQDVVAGHEPSGEVVVVGPGCVRLAPGDRVAVYHIAGCGQCRDCQDGYFISCTSPRRAAYGWQRDGGHADLMVAEEDTCIVLPDSLSYLDGACVACGFGTAYQALLRAKPSGRDDLLVTGLGPVGLAVAILGAAFGVSGVVGVDPSPQRRQLALDLGLVEQAVPTADELAGGFSVTVDCSGSSAGRLDAVRSTARWGRCVLVGEGGAFDVPASPLLIHPQLTVMGSWVTSVGRMHDLVGLLHRRGLRPERIVTHRFPLAAAAEAYEIADAGAAGKVAVVFDEVSA; encoded by the coding sequence GTGCGAGGTGTGTATCTGCCCGGTCAGCGCCGGGTGGTCGTCCGCGAGGACCTGCCCGACCCGGAGCCCGGCCACGGCCAGGTGCTGCTGCGGATGCGCGCCTCGACCATCTGTGGCAGCGACCTGCGGGCGATCTACCGGGAGCACCTCGGTACGGGTCCGGAGGCGTACCAGGACGTGGTCGCCGGGCACGAGCCGAGCGGCGAGGTCGTGGTGGTCGGCCCGGGGTGCGTGCGGCTGGCGCCAGGCGACCGGGTCGCCGTCTACCACATCGCCGGCTGTGGCCAGTGCCGCGACTGCCAGGACGGGTACTTCATCAGCTGCACCTCGCCGCGGCGGGCCGCGTACGGCTGGCAGCGCGACGGCGGCCACGCCGACCTGATGGTCGCCGAGGAGGACACCTGCATCGTGCTGCCCGACTCGCTGAGCTACCTGGACGGCGCCTGCGTGGCCTGCGGCTTCGGCACCGCGTACCAGGCGCTGTTGCGTGCGAAGCCGTCCGGCAGGGACGACCTGTTGGTCACCGGCCTCGGTCCGGTCGGCCTCGCGGTGGCCATCCTTGGGGCGGCCTTCGGCGTGTCCGGCGTGGTGGGCGTGGACCCGTCGCCGCAGCGCCGGCAGCTCGCGCTCGACCTCGGGCTGGTCGAGCAGGCGGTGCCGACCGCCGACGAGCTGGCCGGCGGCTTCTCGGTGACGGTCGACTGCTCGGGCTCGTCGGCGGGCCGGCTGGACGCCGTGCGCAGCACCGCGCGGTGGGGCAGGTGCGTGCTGGTCGGCGAGGGTGGCGCGTTCGACGTGCCGGCGAGCCCGCTGCTGATCCACCCGCAGCTGACGGTGATGGGCTCCTGGGTGACCAGCGTCGGGCGGATGCACGACCTGGTCGGGCTGCTGCACCGGCGGGGGCTGCGCCCGGAACGGATCGTGACGCACCGCTTCCCGCTGGCTGCGGCGGCGGAGGCGTACGAGATCGCCGACGCCGGCGCCGCCGGCAAGGTCGCGGTGGTGTTCGACGAGGTCAGCGCCTAA
- the pdxH gene encoding pyridoxamine 5'-phosphate oxidase, with amino-acid sequence MRRAYAAAGLAETELAPDPMTQFDRWFADATAAREVLAEPNAMVVATADEDGRPSSRTVLMKGYDEHGFVFYTNYRSRKGRELAANPRASATFPWIHLERQVIVCGDVEQVTREESAAYFAVRPRGSQLGAWASEEQSAPVASRDVLEDRYERLQHRWPEDVEVPLPDFWGGFRIRPLTVEFWQGRGDRMHDRLRYTRTDGGWRVERLNP; translated from the coding sequence GCCGTGCGTACGCCGCCGCGGGGCTGGCCGAGACCGAGCTGGCGCCCGACCCGATGACCCAGTTCGACCGGTGGTTCGCGGACGCCACGGCGGCCCGCGAGGTGCTGGCGGAGCCGAACGCCATGGTGGTCGCCACCGCCGACGAGGACGGCCGGCCGAGCTCCCGTACGGTGCTGATGAAGGGGTACGACGAGCACGGGTTCGTGTTCTACACGAACTACCGCTCCCGCAAGGGCCGCGAGCTCGCCGCCAACCCGCGGGCGAGCGCGACGTTCCCGTGGATCCACCTGGAGCGGCAGGTGATCGTGTGCGGTGACGTGGAGCAGGTCACCCGCGAGGAGAGCGCGGCCTACTTCGCCGTACGCCCGCGCGGCTCGCAGCTCGGCGCCTGGGCGAGCGAGGAGCAGTCCGCGCCCGTCGCGTCCAGGGACGTACTCGAGGACCGGTACGAACGGCTGCAGCACCGTTGGCCGGAGGACGTCGAGGTGCCGCTGCCGGACTTCTGGGGCGGCTTCCGGATCCGGCCGCTGACGGTGGAGTTCTGGCAGGGCCGCGGCGACCGGATGCACGACCGGCTGCGCTACACGAGGACGGACGGCGGCTGGCGGGTCGAGCGCCTCAACCCGTGA